One stretch of Salarias fasciatus chromosome 19, fSalaFa1.1, whole genome shotgun sequence DNA includes these proteins:
- the cipca gene encoding CLOCK-interacting pacemaker a, with product MSRFNHPGQHRTQFSRSAHLMSKQELERDSGFSDASSEYLSAVDLTDSEDAGRTGSTIGQDPSGQQVAVMGGSYAGLSPMIIMNNFVLKQPPNVVPADKQWGFPSPLEVMPQSQVVLLQPMASSGNSSSLKSGSENLRQSKSYVPIRKSYPKIAPHPVDTPTKRPGSSRARTSSSRRHHHGHRPYSPPSPAPPPQTTAKAVSCFEATAAQAQGGEGAVQLGDKSLYESTYTDEFRTVTDGNRMLAGKEQDSVSLHSNKQKRFSNTYNILSQSGLLGITMRTKQLIKENKRTQSLLQQLQEQTALLLKALSSGDPQLWTELQLSLQDGEKEPWGGKGQSVPV from the exons ATGAGCCGCTTTAACCACCCAGGCCAACACAGGACCCAGTTCTCCCGGTCAGCACACCTGATGTCcaagcaggagctggagagagaTTCTGGCTTCTCAG ACGCCAGCTCTGAGTACCTCAGTGCAGTTGACCTGACTGACTCTGAGGATGCGGGACGGACCGGCTCGACGATTGGACAGGATCCGTCCGGTCAGCAGGTGGCTGTGATGGGAGGCTCGTACGCTGGACTCTCTCCGATGATCATCATGAACAACTTTGTCTTAAAGCAG CCGCCCAACGTGGTTCCAGCTGACAAACAGTGGGGTTTTCCTTCGCCGTTGGAGGTGATGCCCCAGTCCCAGGTGGTTCTCCTTCAGCCCATGGCCTCCAGCGGAAACAGCAGCTCCCTTAAAAGTGGCTCAGAGAATCTGCGACAATCAAAAAGCTACGTGCCCATCCGCAAGTCCTACCCCAAAATCGCCCCTCACCCAGTGGACACGCCCACAAAGAGGCCGGGATCCTCGAGGGCGAGAACGAGCTCATCGAGGAGGCACCACCACGGCCACAGGCCGTACAGCCCTCCAAGCCCGGCTCCGCCCCCACAGACGACGGCCAAAGCCGTCTCCTGCTTCGAGGCCACGGCGGCTCAAGCACAAGGCGGCGAGGGCGCGGTTCAGCTCGGCGACAAGTCCCTGTACGAGTCCACGTACACAGATGAGTTCAGGACAGTGACAGACGGCAACAGGATGCTCGCCGGCAAGGAGCAGGACAGCGTCTCACTGCACAGCAACAAACAGAAGCGCTTCAGCAATACCTACAACATCCTGAGCCAGTCGGGCCTGCTGGGCATCACCATGCGCACCAAGCAGCTGATCAAGGAGAACAAGCGCACCCagagcctcctgcagcagctgcaggagcagacggCCCTGCTGCTGAAGGCTCTGAGCAGCGGAGACCCGCAGCTGTggactgagctgcagctctctctgcagGACGGCGAGAAGGAACCGTGGGGGGGCAAAGGTCAGAGCGTCCCGGTGTAG